One window from the genome of Halomicrobium zhouii encodes:
- the moaC gene encoding cyclic pyranopterin monophosphate synthase MoaC, with translation MDEFSHVDDDERVQMVDVGDKATVDRRAVATGRIAVRPETAAIIEAGEVAKGNVLATARVAAIQAVKRTWDDIPLCHQIPIDGVTVEFDVGEAAVESTVEVSSTGQTGVEMEALNGVTRALLTVFDMVKSAEKDDDGEYPAARIEDVRVVEKHKEALS, from the coding sequence ATGGACGAGTTCAGTCACGTCGACGACGACGAACGCGTGCAGATGGTCGACGTGGGCGACAAGGCGACCGTCGACCGCCGCGCGGTGGCGACGGGCCGCATCGCCGTCCGGCCCGAGACGGCGGCGATCATCGAGGCCGGTGAGGTGGCCAAGGGGAACGTCCTGGCCACCGCCCGCGTCGCGGCCATCCAGGCTGTCAAGCGTACCTGGGACGATATTCCGCTGTGTCACCAGATCCCCATCGACGGCGTCACCGTCGAGTTCGACGTCGGCGAGGCGGCCGTCGAGAGCACCGTGGAGGTGTCCTCGACGGGCCAGACCGGCGTCGAGATGGAGGCGCTCAATGGCGTCACCAGAGCGCTGCTCACCGTCTTCGACATGGTGAAATCCGCCGAGAAGGACGACGATGGCGAGTACCCCGCGGCCCGCATCGAGGACGTCCGCGTCGTCGAGAAACACAAGGAGGCGCTGTCGTGA